In a genomic window of Flavobacterium crassostreae:
- a CDS encoding protein-disulfide reductase DsbD family protein, with translation MTSKHTFLLLALLAFVQINAQILDPAKWTTKVEQKQEQTYILVLDAVIEKDWHLYSQFTPDGGPLALEVVFKNQKENFSLIGKAKESKTKTAYNDVFEVNETFFENRAQITQEIKVTNPSLTKVEVVLNYQVCKQVCINQQKKFTFVLPTQKGSSALIPDTKTTLQEASATTQAEPIVLDTATTTYAFVPDTAATAAVVLKNKKTPSNTMAATSQQKGLWTIFFIAFFSGFAALLTPCVFPMIPMTVSFFTKKSKTKAQGIRNAMVYGLAIIVIYVMLGFLVTWIFGADALNALSTNVWFNILFFVLLITFAASFLGAFEIMLPNSWANKVDNQADRGGLIGILFMALALAIVSFSCTGPIVGTLLVEAASKGGIAPIVGMFGFSLALALPFMFFAMFPGWLQSLPKSGGWLNTVKVFLGFLELALAFKFLSNADLVLQLHLLEREVFLAIWIAIFGTLAFYLFGKITLPHDSPLTHISVGRLAMGLVVLTFTIYLIPGLWGAPLKIISAFPPPLTYSESPMGLGSSARNTIVELPEGATSGPHGIVVFEDYDKGLAYAKAVNKPIMLDFTGYACVNCRKMENNVWSNATVLKLLKNEVVVVSLYVDDKRELPKAEQFISNQTAAEIVTVGDKWTDFMISKYQTNTQPLYVLTDLEGNSLNTTTPTISYVGLKEYTFWLQAGISEFKSK, from the coding sequence ATGACTTCAAAACACACTTTTTTACTCCTAGCATTATTGGCTTTTGTCCAAATCAATGCCCAAATTTTAGATCCTGCAAAATGGACTACAAAAGTGGAACAAAAACAAGAGCAAACGTATATTTTGGTCTTAGATGCCGTTATTGAAAAAGATTGGCACTTGTATTCTCAATTTACTCCCGATGGTGGTCCGCTGGCTCTTGAGGTAGTTTTTAAAAATCAAAAAGAAAATTTCAGCCTAATTGGCAAAGCCAAAGAAAGCAAAACCAAAACAGCCTATAACGATGTTTTTGAAGTAAACGAAACTTTTTTTGAAAATAGGGCACAAATTACCCAAGAAATAAAAGTTACCAATCCGAGTTTGACCAAAGTAGAAGTCGTCTTGAACTACCAAGTCTGCAAACAAGTGTGTATCAACCAACAAAAGAAATTTACATTTGTTTTGCCTACGCAAAAAGGCAGCAGCGCTTTAATCCCAGATACTAAAACAACTCTCCAAGAAGCAAGTGCTACCACACAGGCAGAACCCATCGTACTGGATACAGCAACAACAACCTATGCTTTTGTACCCGATACGGCAGCTACAGCAGCAGTGGTCCTCAAAAACAAGAAAACCCCAAGCAATACAATGGCTGCCACAAGCCAACAAAAAGGGCTTTGGACGATCTTTTTTATTGCTTTTTTTTCGGGGTTTGCAGCCTTGTTGACTCCTTGTGTTTTTCCGATGATCCCCATGACGGTTAGTTTTTTTACCAAAAAAAGTAAAACAAAAGCGCAAGGAATCCGTAATGCAATGGTTTATGGCCTAGCAATTATTGTTATTTATGTAATGCTGGGGTTTTTGGTTACCTGGATTTTTGGAGCCGATGCACTCAACGCACTATCGACCAATGTTTGGTTCAATATTCTGTTTTTTGTTTTATTGATTACTTTTGCAGCTTCTTTTTTAGGTGCATTTGAAATTATGTTACCCAATTCGTGGGCCAATAAAGTAGATAACCAAGCCGATAGAGGAGGTTTAATTGGTATTTTATTTATGGCTTTGGCCTTAGCAATTGTATCTTTTTCTTGCACAGGTCCTATTGTAGGGACCTTATTGGTAGAGGCAGCTTCCAAAGGCGGCATAGCCCCAATTGTAGGGATGTTTGGCTTTTCGTTGGCTCTAGCGTTGCCTTTTATGTTTTTTGCCATGTTTCCGGGTTGGCTGCAATCTTTGCCTAAATCAGGCGGTTGGCTAAATACCGTAAAGGTTTTTCTAGGGTTTTTAGAACTGGCCTTGGCTTTTAAATTTTTATCCAATGCAGATTTAGTATTGCAACTGCACTTATTGGAGCGAGAAGTTTTCTTGGCTATTTGGATTGCAATTTTTGGAACCTTAGCTTTTTATTTATTTGGCAAAATTACGCTGCCTCACGATAGTCCGTTAACACATATTTCTGTAGGAAGGCTAGCAATGGGCTTGGTTGTCTTGACTTTTACTATTTATCTGATCCCTGGTTTGTGGGGCGCTCCCCTAAAAATAATCAGTGCATTTCCGCCTCCGTTAACCTATAGCGAAAGCCCTATGGGTTTGGGTTCTTCGGCACGTAATACTATTGTAGAGTTGCCCGAAGGAGCCACGAGTGGCCCACATGGCATTGTTGTTTTTGAAGATTATGACAAAGGATTGGCATACGCCAAAGCGGTAAACAAACCCATTATGTTAGATTTTACGGGCTATGCTTGTGTTAATTGCAGAAAAATGGAAAACAATGTTTGGTCCAATGCCACTGTTTTAAAGCTCTTGAAAAATGAAGTAGTGGTGGTTTCTTTATATGTAGATGATAAGAGAGAATTGCCCAAAGCAGAGCAATTTATTTCGAACCAAACAGCCGCAGAAATTGTAACTGTAGGAGATAAATGGACTGATTTTATGATCTCTAAATACCAGACCAATACGCAACCTTTGTATGTTTTGACGGATTTAGAAGGCAATAGTTTAAATACAACTACGCCCACTATAAGTTATGTAGGTCTTAAAGAATATACTTTTTGGTTGCAAGCAGGGATTTCAGAATTTAAATCAAAATAA
- a CDS encoding alanine/ornithine racemase family PLP-dependent enzyme — protein MAFIKLYRNKLEENFQFLDTIFKSRNIQWGVVSKLLCGNEIYLKEIIALGVREIHDSRISNLRKIKSLDPSVQTVYIKPPAKRSIEDIVRYADVSFNTEIYTIEMLSKEAQKQNKVHQIIIMIEMGDLREGVMGEELIEFYGAILKLPNIEILGIGTNLNCLSGIMPTQDKLIQLSLYKQLIEAKFNIHIPWVSGGTSVAIPLILKNARPMAVNHFRIGEALFFGKDLFSGDTIQGMHNDVFKLYTEIIEITEKPDAPIGELGESGVGSTYAPDESEDLGETSLRAILDIGLLDMQPQYIEADDLDITIIDASSDMLVVDISNSKKNYKIGDLISFKIKYMGALYLLSSDYIEKTIG, from the coding sequence ATGGCATTTATAAAATTATATAGAAACAAACTAGAAGAGAATTTCCAATTTCTGGATACTATTTTTAAATCCCGAAACATCCAATGGGGTGTGGTTTCTAAACTATTGTGTGGAAACGAAATTTATTTGAAAGAAATTATAGCTCTAGGCGTGAGAGAAATTCATGACTCCAGAATAAGTAATTTACGCAAAATTAAATCCTTGGATCCAAGCGTACAAACCGTTTATATCAAACCTCCAGCCAAAAGAAGTATCGAAGATATTGTGCGGTATGCAGATGTGAGTTTCAATACCGAAATTTATACCATCGAGATGCTCTCCAAAGAAGCGCAAAAGCAAAACAAAGTACACCAAATCATTATTATGATTGAAATGGGAGATTTGCGCGAAGGAGTTATGGGAGAGGAACTAATAGAATTTTATGGTGCTATTTTAAAACTTCCAAACATTGAAATTTTAGGTATTGGCACCAATCTTAATTGTTTGAGCGGCATCATGCCAACTCAAGACAAATTAATACAACTAAGCTTGTACAAACAATTGATAGAGGCTAAATTCAATATCCATATTCCGTGGGTATCTGGAGGCACTTCAGTTGCTATACCGCTAATCTTAAAAAATGCGCGCCCCATGGCGGTAAATCATTTTAGAATAGGCGAAGCCCTCTTTTTTGGTAAAGATCTTTTTAGCGGCGATACCATTCAAGGCATGCATAACGATGTTTTTAAATTATATACCGAAATTATTGAAATTACGGAAAAACCAGATGCTCCAATTGGAGAATTGGGCGAAAGTGGTGTAGGAAGTACCTATGCACCAGATGAATCTGAAGATCTAGGAGAAACCTCTTTAAGGGCTATTTTAGATATTGGTTTACTAGATATGCAGCCCCAATATATTGAAGCGGATGATTTGGATATTACCATCATTGATGCTAGCTCGGATATGTTGGTGGTAGACATTTCTAACTCCAAAAAAAATTACAAAATAGGAGATTTAATTTCTTTTAAAATAAAATACATGGGTGCGCTGTACTTATTGAGCTCGGATTATATCGAAAAAACAATTGGTTAA
- the alr gene encoding alanine racemase, which produces MHTNSSIELNQAAYQNNIAFLKKTFGKKVLLSSVVKGNAYGHGIQEFVAMAYRCGVNHFSVFDVEEAKLVYQTLQDKVKIMVMGLVQEQDMEWVIANKVSFFVFEKTRLTQAVRTAKKLQKQARIHLEIETGMNRTGFEKKELSSIIPFLKKEKQHLYLEGICTHYAGAESIANYHRIEKQINKFEEIYQYLCHNELQPEIKHSACSAASIMFPQTRMDMVRIGIMQYGLWSSPEVFVNYLNSKKNKIDPLKRVISWKSNVMSVKRVNVGDFIGYGTSFLAERKMKIAVVPIGYSHGYSRSLSNQGRVLIQGQRCIVVGSVNMNMMTVDVTDIETVKTADEVVLIGTQEEHTVSVASFSDFSNQLNYELLTRIAKTIPRKIIE; this is translated from the coding sequence ATGCACACTAACTCAAGCATTGAGCTCAATCAAGCTGCTTATCAAAATAACATTGCTTTTTTAAAAAAAACTTTCGGAAAAAAGGTTCTTCTTTCGTCTGTAGTTAAAGGAAATGCCTACGGGCATGGCATACAAGAGTTTGTGGCTATGGCTTATCGTTGTGGGGTGAATCATTTTTCTGTTTTTGATGTAGAAGAAGCCAAATTAGTCTACCAAACCCTACAAGACAAGGTGAAAATCATGGTTATGGGCTTGGTGCAGGAGCAAGATATGGAGTGGGTAATTGCAAACAAGGTCTCGTTTTTTGTGTTTGAAAAAACCCGTTTGACCCAAGCGGTCCGTACTGCCAAAAAACTCCAAAAACAAGCCCGAATCCATCTAGAAATAGAAACTGGAATGAACCGCACTGGTTTTGAAAAAAAAGAACTCAGCAGTATTATTCCTTTTTTAAAAAAAGAAAAACAACACCTTTATTTAGAAGGAATATGCACCCATTATGCTGGTGCCGAAAGTATTGCAAACTACCATCGAATTGAAAAACAAATCAATAAATTTGAGGAAATTTACCAATACCTTTGCCATAATGAACTGCAACCGGAGATCAAACATTCTGCATGTTCGGCTGCATCTATCATGTTTCCACAAACCCGAATGGATATGGTACGAATTGGAATTATGCAATACGGTTTGTGGTCCAGTCCAGAGGTATTTGTTAATTATCTGAATAGCAAAAAAAACAAAATCGATCCTCTAAAACGCGTTATTAGCTGGAAAAGCAACGTAATGAGTGTTAAACGAGTAAATGTAGGCGATTTTATAGGGTATGGAACTAGTTTTTTGGCCGAAAGAAAAATGAAAATTGCGGTGGTACCTATAGGATATTCCCACGGATATAGTCGTTCTTTGAGCAATCAAGGAAGGGTTTTAATCCAAGGCCAACGATGTATTGTGGTAGGATCTGTCAACATGAACATGATGACGGTGGATGTTACAGATATAGAAACTGTAAAAACAGCAGACGAAGTAGTTTTGATAGGAACGCAAGAAGAGCATACGGTTTCTGTAGCTTCCTTTAGTGATTTTAGTAACCAATTGAATTATGAATTATTAACCCGAATAGCAAAAACAATTCCTCGTAAAATAATAGAATAA
- a CDS encoding amidohydrolase — protein MENSNPSIEALSLLRKELHQYPEVSGNEKNTAQRIISFLKNYPPDEIITEVGEHGILALYKAKAAGKKLLFRSELDALPIEETNTFAHRSTIEGVSHKCGHDGHMAILCGLAMKLYHKRPDTGTVMLLFQPAEEDGSGAARVFNDPKFDYKPDFAFALHNLPGYPKHQIVIKNNTFTCAVNSMVIQLKGKTAHAGEPEKGINPTLAIAAIISKFNSAIQPDISQSDYCLITPIYTRIGSKAYGVSAGDGEVHFTVRSNSNVQMKNVERFLENTVKELASQFQLVSSIEWIECFQANENNLQAAQHIRQAAKTNGLELLEKEFPFTWGEDFGLFTQQFPGAMFGLGSGLKTPALHNPDYDFPDEIITTGVATFYTITKQLLHAH, from the coding sequence ATGGAAAACTCCAACCCAAGCATTGAAGCGTTATCGCTATTGCGAAAGGAATTGCACCAATATCCAGAAGTTTCTGGTAACGAGAAAAATACTGCTCAACGTATCATTTCATTTCTGAAAAACTATCCTCCTGACGAAATCATAACCGAAGTAGGGGAACATGGTATTCTTGCCCTCTACAAAGCAAAAGCAGCTGGCAAGAAATTACTCTTTAGATCCGAACTAGATGCCTTACCCATTGAAGAAACCAATACATTTGCACACCGTTCTACAATTGAAGGTGTCTCGCATAAATGCGGACATGACGGACACATGGCTATATTGTGCGGTTTAGCAATGAAACTATACCATAAAAGACCCGATACCGGTACTGTTATGTTGTTGTTTCAGCCAGCCGAAGAAGATGGTAGCGGAGCCGCAAGGGTTTTTAACGACCCTAAATTTGATTATAAACCCGATTTTGCTTTTGCGCTTCATAATTTGCCCGGGTATCCAAAACACCAAATTGTTATCAAAAACAACACCTTTACCTGCGCTGTAAATAGTATGGTTATACAATTAAAAGGAAAAACAGCACATGCAGGTGAGCCCGAAAAAGGAATCAACCCAACACTTGCCATTGCTGCTATTATTTCTAAATTTAATAGCGCCATCCAACCCGATATTTCTCAAAGCGATTATTGCTTAATTACTCCTATTTATACCCGAATTGGGTCCAAGGCTTATGGTGTTTCTGCAGGAGATGGCGAAGTTCATTTTACGGTAAGAAGCAACAGCAATGTACAAATGAAAAATGTAGAACGCTTTTTAGAAAACACCGTAAAGGAACTTGCAAGCCAATTCCAACTCGTATCTTCTATAGAGTGGATAGAGTGTTTTCAGGCTAACGAGAACAATCTACAAGCTGCACAACACATCCGTCAAGCCGCAAAAACCAATGGTCTAGAATTGCTTGAAAAAGAATTTCCTTTTACATGGGGAGAAGATTTTGGCCTTTTTACCCAACAATTTCCTGGAGCCATGTTTGGTCTGGGATCTGGATTAAAAACTCCAGCATTACACAACCCAGATTACGACTTTCCGGATGAAATAATTACTACAGGAGTTGCCACTTTTTACACTATTACCAAACAACTATTACATGCACACTAA
- a CDS encoding GNAT family N-acetyltransferase encodes MDFKIINATTGSDQKYSNQVIAEFLFTHLEEYGDKVADILKCIDYVMNPNKGGDIVVGIDEDKIVGVVILNNTGMQDFIPENILVYIAVDNSQRGKGYGKQLMQKAIATAKGNIALHVEPNNPAKKLYEKLGFTNKYLEMRLVK; translated from the coding sequence ATGGATTTTAAAATAATTAATGCTACAACTGGATCAGATCAAAAATATAGCAATCAAGTTATTGCCGAGTTTCTATTTACTCATTTAGAAGAATATGGCGATAAAGTTGCGGATATTTTAAAATGTATTGACTACGTAATGAACCCAAACAAAGGAGGAGATATTGTAGTGGGTATAGACGAAGATAAAATTGTAGGAGTTGTAATACTCAACAATACCGGAATGCAAGATTTTATTCCCGAAAATATTTTAGTATACATTGCGGTTGATAATTCGCAACGAGGTAAAGGTTACGGTAAACAACTAATGCAAAAAGCCATTGCTACTGCCAAAGGAAATATTGCACTACACGTAGAGCCTAACAATCCTGCTAAAAAATTATACGAAAAACTAGGTTTCACTAACAAGTATTTAGAGATGCGCCTTGTTAAATAA
- a CDS encoding recombinase family protein — protein sequence MKARYIRVSSATQNTIRQTINANKDEQVFIDVVSGVVPFNERTESSKLIEAIENGLVNYVSVEAIDRLGRSTYEIQSTIEYFNKMNVTLKVDNLGIESLVNNKVNPTFKLISDVLANVSEMERTNSKERQAQGIKIAVALGKFKGRVKGSGASDSEVLEKYKLVVKTLNNHPDLSLRKIASISGVSLATVQKVKGILVKQ from the coding sequence ATGAAAGCAAGATACATAAGAGTAAGCTCAGCAACTCAAAACACAATCCGTCAAACTATCAATGCAAATAAAGACGAACAAGTATTTATTGATGTTGTTAGCGGTGTTGTTCCGTTTAATGAAAGAACTGAATCCAGCAAGTTAATTGAAGCTATTGAAAACGGTTTAGTTAATTATGTAAGTGTAGAAGCAATCGACCGTTTAGGACGTAGTACATACGAAATTCAAAGTACTATTGAGTACTTCAATAAAATGAATGTTACGCTTAAAGTTGATAACCTTGGAATTGAAAGCCTTGTTAACAATAAAGTTAATCCAACGTTTAAACTAATTTCGGACGTGTTAGCAAATGTTAGTGAAATGGAACGTACCAACTCTAAAGAAAGACAAGCACAAGGAATTAAGATTGCGGTTGCACTGGGTAAATTTAAAGGACGTGTAAAGGGTAGTGGTGCAAGTGATAGCGAAGTACTAGAAAAGTATAAACTAGTTGTTAAAACACTTAATAACCATCCAGATTTATCACTTAGAAAAATAGCAAGTATTAGCGGTGTAAGCCTTGCGACTGTACAAAAAGTGAAAGGAATATTAGTTAAACAGTAA
- a CDS encoding recombinase family protein: MDRIGIYARVSTTDGKQSFHRQIQDLTRIALQHGYTNEQIDVFAEMVSGYQKDRPEMNRLLSIIENEPQTYKIIYCTEISRVGRNPKNTREIIDKLTELNIPLWIDSIKQATIDTNGKRNIIVSIILQVLMEFADLESEQMKTRMASGKMKRAKEGKTSNSVQPYGYTSDANGYVIIDEEERLIIEQIFDSYKNGTGTRIIAQTLNTMLIPTTHAKRNPDKVYKYNKSIPTIEGNEIKWTDVVVRQILINPIYKGERKYKDEIIKVDPIVSVEVFDYCNVLLKSKNTRNILTKYEYLLKDVIRCGCCGRVYMGRYVAGGDAVYRCTSSLKKRCANRSINISLIESVIYNLIINTDSVLKTLDNPNVLLNQIKKELTQQEQLLKNEQKELTAKEKQLENLLTTMTLSQNPNFSLYTKMETDILTQMTLLKDKIGLLKRDIFSKVTTVKNFNIEATSRDMIVKAQHNRPELKSIFKQFVHSIIINDIGNGYVLANLTIKINGVVYTNQRLKLFIYADGVRKYGGRNQKIYKYISVLHFLNDPTYKDNILTTPIQDIKEEFDRIQNDIHNPYDVPTDFKFRVEPKTYNILKENRLYINEFDL, encoded by the coding sequence ATGGATAGAATAGGTATATATGCAAGGGTTTCAACGACAGACGGCAAGCAATCTTTTCACAGGCAAATACAAGACCTTACAAGAATCGCCTTACAACACGGATATACTAACGAGCAAATAGATGTATTTGCCGAAATGGTCAGCGGATACCAAAAGGACAGACCCGAAATGAATAGGTTGTTAAGCATAATAGAAAATGAACCGCAAACATACAAAATAATATACTGTACAGAGATAAGCCGTGTCGGTCGCAATCCAAAAAATACACGTGAAATAATCGACAAGCTAACAGAGTTAAACATACCGTTATGGATTGATAGTATTAAACAAGCTACAATCGATACCAACGGTAAAAGAAATATAATAGTTAGTATCATATTACAGGTATTAATGGAATTTGCTGATTTGGAAAGTGAACAAATGAAAACACGTATGGCAAGCGGGAAAATGAAGCGAGCCAAAGAGGGTAAAACGTCAAATAGTGTGCAACCATACGGTTACACAAGCGATGCAAACGGTTATGTTATAATAGATGAAGAGGAAAGGTTAATAATAGAACAAATATTTGATAGTTATAAAAACGGTACAGGAACACGTATAATAGCACAAACGCTTAACACTATGCTAATACCAACAACACACGCAAAAAGAAACCCAGACAAAGTATATAAGTATAATAAATCAATACCAACCATAGAGGGTAATGAAATAAAGTGGACTGATGTAGTAGTACGACAAATATTAATTAATCCAATTTACAAAGGAGAACGAAAGTATAAAGATGAAATTATAAAAGTTGACCCAATTGTTAGTGTTGAGGTGTTCGATTACTGCAATGTATTACTCAAATCAAAGAACACAAGAAACATATTAACCAAATACGAATACTTACTTAAAGATGTTATTCGTTGTGGTTGTTGTGGTCGTGTGTATATGGGTCGTTATGTTGCGGGTGGTGATGCAGTTTACAGATGTACATCCAGTTTGAAAAAACGATGTGCAAACCGTAGTATTAATATTAGTTTGATTGAAAGTGTTATTTACAATCTTATTATCAATACTGATAGTGTATTAAAAACATTAGACAATCCAAACGTGTTACTAAACCAAATCAAAAAGGAATTAACACAACAAGAACAGTTACTTAAGAATGAACAAAAGGAACTAACTGCAAAAGAGAAACAACTCGAAAACCTTTTAACGACTATGACACTTTCACAGAATCCAAACTTTAGTTTATATACTAAAATGGAAACTGACATACTAACACAAATGACTTTATTAAAAGATAAAATAGGACTTTTAAAGAGAGATATTTTCTCTAAGGTAACAACTGTTAAAAACTTCAATATTGAAGCTACAAGCCGAGATATGATAGTTAAGGCGCAACACAACCGCCCCGAGTTAAAGAGTATATTCAAACAGTTTGTGCATAGTATTATAATTAATGATATTGGTAATGGTTATGTACTTGCTAATCTAACGATAAAGATTAACGGTGTTGTTTATACGAACCAACGACTAAAGTTATTTATATATGCGGATGGTGTGCGCAAATATGGTGGTCGTAATCAAAAGATTTATAAATACATATCAGTACTTCATTTTCTTAATGACCCAACGTATAAGGATAATATACTCACAACCCCGATACAAGATATTAAAGAAGAGTTTGACCGTATACAAAATGATATTCATAATCCTTATGACGTACCAACTGATTTTAAATTTAGAGTTGAACCTAAAACATATAACATACTCAAAGAAAATAGATTATACATTAATGAATTTGATTTATGA
- a CDS encoding YifB family Mg chelatase-like AAA ATPase, producing the protein MTSEVNIDNGIGYHLVGLPDNAIKESSYRIAAALKNNGYKMPGKKITINMAPADLRKEGSAYDLTLTIGILVASEQIKAQEYAQYIIMGELSLDGSLQPIRGALPIAIKAKEEGFKGFFLPKQNVKEAAIVAGLDVYGVETVQEVIDFLEGKGTLEPTVIDTRKEFYKDLDFPEFDFSDVKGQESIKRAMEIAAAGGHNIILIGPPGAGKTMLAKRLPSILPPMTLREALETTKIHSVAGKLKEVGLMHQRPFRSPHHTISNVALVGGGSYPQPGEISMAHNGVLFLDELPEFKRDVLEVMRQPLEDREVTISRAKFTVTYPSSFMLVASMNPSPSGFFNDPDAPQTSSPHEMQRYLSKISGPLLDRIDIHIEVTPVPFDKLSEDKKAESSILIRKRVTTARELQTSRFETMPHIHYNAQMNTKQIRAYCALDDKSKQLLKTAMERLHLSARAYDRILKVARTIADLEPSASIESSHIAEAIQYRSLDRDGWLG; encoded by the coding sequence ATAACAAGTGAGGTAAATATAGATAACGGAATAGGATACCATTTAGTGGGTTTGCCAGACAACGCCATCAAAGAGAGTAGCTATAGGATTGCTGCGGCACTCAAAAATAATGGATATAAAATGCCAGGCAAAAAAATCACCATTAATATGGCTCCTGCAGATTTAAGAAAAGAAGGATCTGCCTATGATTTGACCTTAACCATTGGGATTCTGGTAGCTTCGGAACAAATAAAGGCACAAGAGTATGCACAATACATCATCATGGGAGAACTCTCCTTGGACGGGAGTTTGCAGCCCATACGTGGGGCATTGCCCATTGCTATAAAAGCAAAAGAAGAAGGTTTTAAAGGTTTTTTTTTGCCAAAGCAAAATGTTAAAGAAGCTGCAATAGTTGCCGGATTAGACGTCTATGGCGTAGAAACCGTACAAGAAGTTATTGATTTTTTGGAAGGGAAAGGCACGTTGGAACCCACCGTAATAGACACCCGAAAAGAGTTTTATAAAGATTTAGATTTTCCGGAATTTGATTTTTCGGACGTGAAAGGGCAGGAGTCTATCAAAAGAGCCATGGAAATTGCTGCTGCAGGAGGACATAATATTATTTTGATAGGTCCGCCTGGAGCCGGAAAAACAATGCTAGCAAAGCGTTTGCCTAGTATTTTGCCGCCCATGACCTTGCGCGAAGCATTAGAAACCACCAAAATACATAGCGTTGCAGGTAAATTGAAAGAAGTAGGTTTGATGCACCAACGCCCCTTTAGGAGTCCGCACCATACGATCTCTAATGTGGCATTGGTAGGCGGGGGCAGCTACCCACAACCTGGAGAAATTTCAATGGCACACAACGGCGTATTGTTTCTGGATGAATTACCAGAGTTCAAGCGCGATGTTCTGGAGGTCATGCGCCAGCCTCTAGAAGATAGAGAGGTAACCATCTCTAGAGCCAAGTTTACGGTTACCTATCCTTCGTCTTTTATGTTGGTGGCTAGCATGAATCCGAGTCCAAGCGGTTTTTTTAACGATCCAGATGCACCACAAACCTCTTCGCCACACGAAATGCAACGGTATTTAAGTAAAATATCGGGGCCATTATTGGACAGAATTGACATACATATTGAAGTAACCCCAGTACCTTTTGATAAATTATCCGAGGATAAAAAAGCCGAAAGTAGCATCCTTATCCGAAAACGGGTCACTACAGCCCGAGAACTACAAACCAGTAGATTTGAAACAATGCCCCACATTCATTACAACGCCCAAATGAATACCAAACAAATTCGAGCGTATTGTGCCTTAGACGATAAATCAAAGCAATTACTAAAAACAGCAATGGAACGACTGCATCTTTCTGCTAGAGCCTATGACAGAATTTTAAAAGTTGCTCGTACCATTGCCGATTTGGAACCCTCTGCTAGTATAGAATCGTCCCACATTGCCGAAGCAATACAATACCGGAGTTTGGATCGTGATGGTTGGTTGGGATAG
- the ypfJ gene encoding KPN_02809 family neutral zinc metallopeptidase, with the protein MKWQGRRKSDNLEDRRGMSSGGKTIVGGGIIGIVILLLNVFGGENAQMLTPILEQMNQGQSAPTEQRDLTAKEIEERDFVNAVLVDNEDVWTTIFNENNLTYKKPNLVLFTGAVATKCGNASSDSGPFYCPGDQKVYMDLSFFEELKTRFGAKGGDFATAYVIAHEIGHHVQTLLGTSAKMRQMQQGKSKAEANKLSVALELQADFYAGVWTHYNQKMNAILEDGDLDEALSAAHAVGDDAIQSKMQGHIVPESFTHGTSEQRKFWFLKGYKTGDIQQGNTFESIR; encoded by the coding sequence ATGAAATGGCAAGGCAGACGCAAAAGTGATAATTTAGAAGATCGAAGAGGCATGTCCTCTGGTGGCAAAACAATTGTAGGTGGAGGAATTATTGGCATTGTAATACTGCTCTTAAATGTTTTTGGTGGCGAAAATGCCCAAATGCTCACACCCATATTAGAGCAAATGAACCAAGGACAAAGTGCCCCTACAGAACAAAGAGATCTAACTGCAAAAGAAATAGAAGAAAGAGATTTTGTCAATGCCGTGTTGGTGGATAATGAAGATGTTTGGACTACTATTTTTAATGAAAATAATTTAACGTACAAAAAACCAAATTTAGTTTTGTTTACAGGAGCTGTAGCCACTAAATGTGGTAATGCTTCTTCGGATTCTGGCCCTTTTTATTGCCCTGGAGATCAAAAAGTGTATATGGATTTGTCTTTTTTTGAAGAATTAAAAACTCGTTTTGGGGCCAAAGGTGGCGATTTTGCAACAGCCTATGTGATTGCTCATGAGATAGGACACCATGTGCAAACACTATTAGGCACTTCTGCCAAAATGCGCCAGATGCAACAAGGCAAAAGCAAAGCAGAGGCTAATAAATTGTCTGTTGCTTTGGAGTTACAAGCAGATTTTTACGCAGGGGTTTGGACACATTACAACCAAAAAATGAATGCCATTCTTGAAGATGGTGATTTAGATGAGGCTTTAAGTGCCGCTCATGCTGTAGGAGATGATGCTATACAATCCAAAATGCAAGGGCATATTGTTCCAGAATCCTTTACGCACGGAACTTCTGAACAACGTAAATTTTGGTTTCTTAAAGGGTATAAAACAGGAGACATCCAACAAGGAAATACGTTTGAGTCTATACGATAA